GGAATGTCAGCGCACACCCATCCCGATGAAGGTCCAGACGATGAAACCAGACGGGATTTCATGGCCCTTCTCGCGGGCGCTTTCGGCGCACTAGGAGCGGCTATAGCAGCTTTCCCGCTCGTGAATTCGCTGAACCCGGCCAAGGATACGCTGGCCGTATCAACGATTGAAGTAGATATCGGTGATGTTCCGGTTGGAGCAGCTAAGACGGTGATGTGGCGCGGCAAGCCGGTGTTTATCCGCCACCGTACGCCTGAACAGATTGAGGCGGCAAAAAACGTGAATCCCGAGAGCCTGATCGACAAGCAGACGGATGATCAGCGCGTGAAAAAACCCGAATGGCTGGTCACGGTCGGCGTATGCACCCATCTGGGCTGTATTCCTCAAGGG
The sequence above is drawn from the Alphaproteobacteria bacterium genome and encodes:
- the petA gene encoding ubiquinol-cytochrome c reductase iron-sulfur subunit, coding for MSAHTHPDEGPDDETRRDFMALLAGAFGALGAAIAAFPLVNSLNPAKDTLAVSTIEVDIGDVPVGAAKTVMWRGKPVFIRHRTPEQIEAAKNVNPESLIDKQTDDQRVKKPEWLVTVGVCTHLGCIPQGQKESDNHGDFGGWLCPCHGSHYDTSGRIRKGPAPKNLTVPPYEFLSDTKIKIG